The DNA segment GGCTCTTCGCCGTCCAGGTCGCGAAAATACGTGTCCAGGCTTTCCCTGATGCACTGGTCGATAGCGTTGCGGCTCATGCGGCAAGCAACTCCCCGTTTTTGTTGTTGTTCGCTTCGTCTTTATCTTGTTTGCCCTGGTCGTCGTCCACGTACACCAGCCGGTCCGAGAACTGCGCCTGCTCTTCGAAGAAAGCGTTGACGGCCGCAAGTTGCTCGGTGGTGGATTCCAGCGTGTTCATCCGGTGCCGGAACAGGTTCGCGCCGCGCAGGCCACGCGTGTACCAGGCAATATGCTTGCGCGCGGTGCGCACGCCGGTGAACTCGCCGTAGAAGGCGTAGTGGTCTTCCAGGTGCGCGTTCATGATCGCGCGGATCTCGGCCACTTCCGGCGACTGCAGCATTTCGCCGGTCTTCAGGAAGTGCTCGATCTCACGGAACAGCCACGGCCGGCCCTGCGCCGCGCGGCCGATCATGATCGCGTCCGCGCCGGTCAGCGCCAGCACTTGCTTTGCCTTCTGCGGCGTAGTGATGTCACCGTTGGCGACCACCGGGATCGAGATCGCTGCCTTGACCGCGGCAATGGTCTCGTACTCGGCGTCGCCGTGGTACAGGTCGGCGCGGGTGCGCCCGTGGATGGTGAGCATGCTGATGCCCGCGTCCTCGACCATGCGTGCGATGCGCAGCGCATTGCGGTTCTCGCGGTTCCAGCCGGTGCGGATCTTCAGCGTGACCGGCACGCGCTCGCCGACAGCGGCGACCACCGCCTCGACGATGCGCACCACCAGCGGCTCGTTCTGCAGCAGCGCCGAACCGGCGGCGACGTTGCACACCTTCTTGGCCGGGCAGCCCATGTTGATATCGATGATCTGCGCGCCGCGGTCGACGTTGTAGCGCGCCGCCTCGGCCATCATCGCCGGCTCGGCGCCGGCGATCTGCACCGAGATGGGCTCGACCTCGCCGGCGTGGTTGGCGCGGCGCATGGTCTTTTCGCTTTTCCACAGCTGTGCGTTGGACGCCACCATTTCCGATACCGCATAGCCGGCGCCGAGCTGCTTGCACAGCTGGCGGAACGGCCGGTCCGTCACGCCCGCCATGGGGGCGACAAACAGGTTGTTGCGGAGTTGGTGAGGTCCGATCTGCACGATAGGGCGGCGGTTCTGCTGGGGCCCTGCCGCCCTGGCGGCGCGCGCGCCGGGAAGGGATCGGGATGGCCTGCTCTGGTTCGGGAGACCTTGTGACGATCGGGCGAAACAGAGACGAAACGGAAAAACATGCCCCTGCCGAAACTGCAGCCGGCGATGGATCGGGACATGTGCGAGGCCGAGATTCTACCGCCAAACGGGAGCGACTGCCCAAGAATTGAGCATCGGCGGCGCATTTTGCCCGGCACAACGCCAACAGAACGCCATATCAATCCCGCCATTTCGCCGGCCGCGGGCAATAACAGGCATACGCGGCGGGCGGACCATTACGCGCTGGCGCAATGGTCCGGTTCCTGTGTTGCGCCAGCGCCACTCACGCCAGGCCAGCGCCAGGGACTTTAGCGGCGCATGCCGAACATCATGTGGCGCGCCAGCGCGTGCCGCAGCGGCGGCAGGCAGGCCAGCGCCGCCAGCGACGCCCCGCGGGCATGCGCGGCAAGCGGGTAGGGCACGCCGAACAGGCGCGGCAGCAGGTCGGTGACGCCGATGGTGACCGCGCGGTCGAGCCGATGGCGGCTGGCAAACGCCTGCAGCGCCTGCGGCGTGCAGGCGGCGCGCAGCGAGTCGGCCAGCGCGAAGGCGTCGCGCAGGCCCAGGTTGAGGCCCTGGCCCGCCACCGGGTGCAGCGTCTGCGCCGCATTGCCTACCGCCGCGACGCGGCCGCTGACCGTGACCGGCGCGGCGTTCAGTCCCAGCGGGAAGGCATGGCGCTTGCCCGCCAGCGTGAAATAGCCCATCCGGTCGCCGAAGGCGCGTCCCAGCTCCAGCGCGAACTCCGCGTCGGGCAGGGCCAGCCGCCGTGCGGCCTGTTCCGGCGGGCAGCACCACACCAGCGCGTAGCCCGCGACGCCGTGCTCGTCGTGTGGCAGCAGCGCCAGCGGGCCTTCCTCGGTAAAGCGCTCCCAGGCCCAGCCGGGCTGCGGGCGCGAGCAGGTCACATGGGCGATCACGGCGGTCTGCCCGTAATCGCGCGTACGCGCGCCGCGGCCCTGGTGCCGCGCCTGCTCGTGGAACAGGCCACCCTCGGCCTGTATCGCGAGCCGGGCGAGAAAGCGCACCACCTGGCCGTCATGGGCAGTGCCGGTCAGCTGCACCGTGCCGGCGTCGGCATCGTCGCCGGTGCCGGCCGATGGCGGTTGCTCGATCTGGTCGATGCGGGTCTCGAATACGCGCTGGAGCCTGTCATCCGCGCAGGCCTGCGCGGCGCGCGCGAGGGCGCGTTCGAGCACATCGCACAGCTCGCCATAGCGGACCACATAGCCCAATGCCGGCACGCCGTAGTCGTCATGGTGCAGGCGAACATGGCCGAAGCGGCCGCGCTGCGACACATGGATATGCTCGATCGGGCTGCCGGGCACGGGCCAGGCGCCGATCTGCTCGAGCAACTGGCGGCTGCCGTGCGACAGCGCGATCGCGCGCGGGTCGCGCGCGGCGCGCGCAGGCGTGGCGGCGTCGATCAGCGCGATGCGCCAGTCGGTGGTGCGCAGCAGCTGGCAGGCCAGCGCCAGTCCTACCGGGCCGCCGCCGACGATGGCGATGTCGCGCATCTCAGCTGGCGCGGCCGGCATCGTCACTGCTTCCTGCATTGCCGCCAGGGGCAGCGCCGCCGTCTCCGGCCACTCGCTTCCAGCAGATCGCGTCAGTGCGCGACCTGCCGGCCGCGGCATCGCGCAGCGCGTTGTCGAGCTTCTGCTGGTTGAAGCCGGGCAGCGCGCGCAGTTGCTCGGCCAACGCAGCATAGTTGGCGGCATCGACCGGGACCACGCAACCCTGGCCGCTGTCGGGCGCGCCGACCAGGATCAGCCAGGCAGTGCCGGTCCAGGGCTCGCGGTTGGAGACGCGTACTACGACGCGTTCCAGTGCGTCCCACGCGATTTCCTCGCGCTGGCCATCAGGGCGGTGCACCACCACGCGGTCGTCGTACAGGTTGATGATGAACGGTTCCGACGGGTCGCGCGGTTGCGCGGCCGCGGCCTGGGTGCCGCCCTGTCCGGGGAAGAGTCTGCGCAGCCAACCGGTCATCGCTGGCCTCCGGCATCGCGCATCAGCGCTTCGATCTCGGCGGCATGCACCGGCACGCCGCGGGTGATCAGCTCGCAGTCGCCATCGGTGACCACGGCGTCATCCTCGATGCGGATGCCGATATGCCAGTAGCGCTCCGGCACGTCCTGCGCCGGGCGCACGTAGATGCCGGGCTCGATGGTCAGCACCATGCCCGGCTGCAGCGGCCGCCACGGGCGCTCGCCTTCACCATTATGGCTGGCGACGCGGTACTCGCCCACGTCGTGCACGTCCATGCCAAGCCAGTGCCCGGTGCGGTGCATGTAGAAGCGGCGGTAGCTGCCGCTGGCCAGTACGTCGTCGAGCGTGCCTTCCTTGTTGCGGTCGAGCAGGCCGGTATCGAGCATGCCTTGCGCCAGCACGCGCACGGCGGCATCGTGCGGCACGTTGTAGGGCACGCCGGCGCGGGTCTCGGCGATCGCGGCTTCCTGCGCTGCCACCACCAGGTCATACAGCTCGCGCTGCGCGGGGGAAAAGCGTCCCGACACCGGGAAGGTACGGGTGATGTCCGAGGCGTAGCCGTCAAGCTCGCAGCCGGCGTCGATCAGGCACAGGTCGCCATCCTTCAACTCGGCCGGGCCGGCCCGGTAGTGCAGCACGCAGGCATTGGGGCCGGCCGCGACGATCGAGTTGTAGGCCACGCTCTGCGCGCCGTGGCGGCGGAATTCATAGAGCAGCTCGGCTTCGAGGTGGTATTCGCGCAGGCCGGGGCGCGTGGCCTGCATCGCGCGCGCATGGGCCCCGGCGGAGATTTCGCCCGCGCGGCGCATGATGGCCAGTTCGCCCGCGTCCTTGAACAGCCGCATCTCGTCAAGCAGCGTGCGGATATCGATCGCCACCGACGGCGCGGCCACGCCGGCACGGCCCTGCATGCGCACGGCGTCGAGCCAGCGGCGCATCTGCATGTCGGTGCGGGTCGACTCGGCCAGCGGGTAGGCCACCTGGGCACGATTGGCCAGCAGCGGCGGCAGCGTCGCGTCGATCTCTTCGACCGAATGCGCTTCGTCAAAGCCAAACGCGGCGCGCGCTCCTTCGGGGCCGTAGCGGAAGCCGTCCCAGATTTCGCGCTCTTCGTGCTTGGGGCGGCAGAAGAGGATGCTGCGGTCGGCATCGGCGGGGTCGCCCGGCGCGCCGGCCACCAGCACCAGCACGGCTTCTGGCTCGGTAAATCCGCTCAGGTAATAGAAGTAGCTGTCGTGCCGGTACGGATAGTCGCTGTCGCGGTTGCGCATGGCTTCCGGCGCCGTAGGCAGGATCGCCACGCCACCGCCGCCGGCGCGCAGGTGCTGCAGCACACGGGCGCGGCGTTCGCGGCAGGCGGCGAGGAGGGCGTTGTCGGGTGCGGACATGATGTGGCCTGGTAAGAGGAGGATCAGGCCGATTCTACCGCCGGTAGGCGCGTTGCAGCGGCGGTGAAGCAAAAGGCGCGCAGCGCCACCGCCATGGCGCAGCGCCGGTACCCCTGAACTAACGCCCGACGGAGGCGGCCGGCACAGGTTCAATCCTGGCGTTCAATTCAGCCAGCTGCGCCGGCGTCCCCACGTTTTCCCAGCGCCCGTCGAAGCGTTCGCCGGTGGCGGTGCCATCGGCAATCGCGGCGCGGTAGAAGGGTGTCATCGGAACACGGGTGCCAGCCGCGATGCCGGCAAACAGGCGCGTATCGTACAGGCCGATATTGCCGAAGGTAAGGCGCTCGCCGATGGCCGGGTGCTCGTCCAGCGATAGCCGTCCTTGCGCATCCATGGCGAAGTCGCCGCGCGGATGGAAATCGGGGTTAGGCACCATGACCAGGTGCATGCGCGGCTCGGCGGCGCCGGCCATCGCGGCGGCGCGGGGCAGCAGCGTGCGGAAGTCGTAGTCGCAGAAGATGTCGCCCGACACTGCCAGGAAGATCTCGCCTCGGGCCGGGTCGTGCGAGAGCAGCGGCAGGGCCTTGGCGATGCCGCCGGCGGTTTCCAGCGCCTCGGTTTCGGGCGAGTACGCGATGCGCACCCCGAAGCGGCTGCCGTCGCCGAGCGCGGCTTCGATCTGCTCGCCTAGCCACGCGTGGTTGATGACGATGTCGCGCAGTCCAGCCCGCGCCAGCGCTTCGATCTTCCATACGATCAGCGGCTTGCCGCCCACGGCCAGCAAGGGCTTGGGGCAGGTATCGGTCAGCGGACGCATGCGGTCGCCGCGGCCGGCGGCGAAGATCATGACCTTCATCAGAACAGTGCCTCCAGGGCAAGCAGCGTGGCCATGCCGCCGGCAATGGTCCAGCCGACGCTGCGGGTACGCGCGGCGATCAGGATGGCGACCACGCCGGCCACCAGCCGCGCATTGGTTGGGGTGAGCGCGAGTTCGCCGCCCTGCATCAGCAGGTCGGGGGCGATCAGCGCCGACAGCATGGCGGCCGGCACGAACTGCAGCGCGGTCCGGAACCACGCTGGCAGCCGCACCCGGCCTTCCACGGCGA comes from the Cupriavidus sp. P-10 genome and includes:
- a CDS encoding UbiH/UbiF/VisC/COQ6 family ubiquinone biosynthesis hydroxylase; this translates as MPAAPAEMRDIAIVGGGPVGLALACQLLRTTDWRIALIDAATPARAARDPRAIALSHGSRQLLEQIGAWPVPGSPIEHIHVSQRGRFGHVRLHHDDYGVPALGYVVRYGELCDVLERALARAAQACADDRLQRVFETRIDQIEQPPSAGTGDDADAGTVQLTGTAHDGQVVRFLARLAIQAEGGLFHEQARHQGRGARTRDYGQTAVIAHVTCSRPQPGWAWERFTEEGPLALLPHDEHGVAGYALVWCCPPEQAARRLALPDAEFALELGRAFGDRMGYFTLAGKRHAFPLGLNAAPVTVSGRVAAVGNAAQTLHPVAGQGLNLGLRDAFALADSLRAACTPQALQAFASRHRLDRAVTIGVTDLLPRLFGVPYPLAAHARGASLAALACLPPLRHALARHMMFGMRR
- a CDS encoding AzlD domain-containing protein, translated to MNSMTLLWVFLAAGLATFLIRLSFIAVEGRVRLPAWFRTALQFVPAAMLSALIAPDLLMQGGELALTPTNARLVAGVVAILIAARTRSVGWTIAGGMATLLALEALF
- a CDS encoding aminopeptidase P N-terminal domain-containing protein; the protein is MSAPDNALLAACRERRARVLQHLRAGGGGVAILPTAPEAMRNRDSDYPYRHDSYFYYLSGFTEPEAVLVLVAGAPGDPADADRSILFCRPKHEEREIWDGFRYGPEGARAAFGFDEAHSVEEIDATLPPLLANRAQVAYPLAESTRTDMQMRRWLDAVRMQGRAGVAAPSVAIDIRTLLDEMRLFKDAGELAIMRRAGEISAGAHARAMQATRPGLREYHLEAELLYEFRRHGAQSVAYNSIVAAGPNACVLHYRAGPAELKDGDLCLIDAGCELDGYASDITRTFPVSGRFSPAQRELYDLVVAAQEAAIAETRAGVPYNVPHDAAVRVLAQGMLDTGLLDRNKEGTLDDVLASGSYRRFYMHRTGHWLGMDVHDVGEYRVASHNGEGERPWRPLQPGMVLTIEPGIYVRPAQDVPERYWHIGIRIEDDAVVTDGDCELITRGVPVHAAEIEALMRDAGGQR
- the murU gene encoding N-acetylmuramate alpha-1-phosphate uridylyltransferase MurU, which encodes MKVMIFAAGRGDRMRPLTDTCPKPLLAVGGKPLIVWKIEALARAGLRDIVINHAWLGEQIEAALGDGSRFGVRIAYSPETEALETAGGIAKALPLLSHDPARGEIFLAVSGDIFCDYDFRTLLPRAAAMAGAAEPRMHLVMVPNPDFHPRGDFAMDAQGRLSLDEHPAIGERLTFGNIGLYDTRLFAGIAAGTRVPMTPFYRAAIADGTATGERFDGRWENVGTPAQLAELNARIEPVPAASVGR
- the dusB gene encoding tRNA dihydrouridine synthase DusB, translated to MQIGPHQLRNNLFVAPMAGVTDRPFRQLCKQLGAGYAVSEMVASNAQLWKSEKTMRRANHAGEVEPISVQIAGAEPAMMAEAARYNVDRGAQIIDINMGCPAKKVCNVAAGSALLQNEPLVVRIVEAVVAAVGERVPVTLKIRTGWNRENRNALRIARMVEDAGISMLTIHGRTRADLYHGDAEYETIAAVKAAISIPVVANGDITTPQKAKQVLALTGADAIMIGRAAQGRPWLFREIEHFLKTGEMLQSPEVAEIRAIMNAHLEDHYAFYGEFTGVRTARKHIAWYTRGLRGANLFRHRMNTLESTTEQLAAVNAFFEEQAQFSDRLVYVDDDQGKQDKDEANNNKNGELLAA